In one window of Opitutus sp. GAS368 DNA:
- a CDS encoding NAD(P)-dependent oxidoreductase, protein MKTTIGFVGVGRMGANMARRLRDRGYAITAVYDALHPTALAVAAELGAHPCRELGEVTARADVIFTVVSDDAAQRAVFAASGDSLLTNASGRIFVNCATISPAIHTEIETAAAKAGAGSLEACMASSVPQARNGTLYLMCGGRLPLFNQLKPLLGELSNGGQTLRYIGPAGTAGQVKALVNMVMNINTAGLAEGLGLGAALGLHLPTLMDVFGQTGAASRVVTTDAEDMINQEHTCYFSAAHAAKDSGIALQLGRERGLHLPIAAATKAQYDRLVGLGLGNLDKSGIAELTFPGRSGSRK, encoded by the coding sequence ATGAAAACCACGATCGGATTTGTCGGAGTTGGCCGCATGGGCGCGAACATGGCGCGCCGGCTCAGGGACCGGGGCTACGCCATCACCGCCGTTTATGATGCGCTGCATCCAACGGCACTGGCCGTCGCTGCTGAATTGGGCGCGCATCCCTGCAGGGAACTGGGCGAAGTCACCGCCCGGGCGGACGTGATCTTCACGGTCGTCAGTGACGATGCAGCGCAACGGGCGGTATTCGCGGCCTCCGGCGACAGCCTGCTCACCAACGCCTCCGGCAGGATTTTCGTCAACTGCGCTACCATCAGCCCGGCCATCCATACGGAAATCGAAACCGCCGCTGCCAAGGCCGGCGCGGGTTCGCTCGAAGCCTGCATGGCATCCAGCGTGCCCCAAGCCCGCAACGGCACCCTTTACCTCATGTGTGGCGGCCGACTGCCGCTTTTCAACCAACTGAAGCCACTCCTTGGCGAACTCAGCAATGGCGGGCAGACTTTGCGGTATATCGGTCCCGCCGGGACGGCCGGCCAGGTCAAGGCCCTGGTCAACATGGTCATGAATATCAACACCGCGGGCCTCGCCGAGGGGCTCGGGCTGGGCGCGGCCCTGGGTCTCCACCTGCCGACGTTGATGGATGTCTTTGGCCAAACCGGTGCTGCCTCGCGGGTGGTGACCACCGACGCGGAGGACATGATCAACCAAGAACACACCTGCTATTTCTCCGCGGCGCATGCGGCGAAGGATAGTGGCATCGCGCTGCAGCTCGGCCGCGAACGGGGGCTCCATCTGCCCATCGCCGCAGCCACCAAAGCGCAGTATGACCGCTTGGTTGGCCTTGGCCTGGGGAACCTCGACAAAAGCGGCATCGCGGAACTCACCTTTCCCGGGCGCAGCGGCAGCCGGAAATGA
- the nqrF gene encoding NADH:ubiquinone reductase (Na(+)-transporting) subunit F: MRRLLERRDGPAIRDTLLWFALIGSAGSLTYVLWPSWWAALPYAVYAVLYASTSDSRWHESGHGTAFKTDWMNTFLYEVASFMVMRESTVWRWSHTRHHSDTIIVGRDPEIVSPRPPDIKGLIAGFFGLSNYPKYFKHILLHSAGRMTEEEKTFIPPSEFPNVYRKARIYVLLYAISAGLALASGSLLPLFLVGFVNVFGSWLMSIYGLTQHAGLAENVLDHRLNCRTVYMNFVNRYLYWNMNYHLEHHMFPLVPYHALPQLHAAVKDDCPTPYPGLLSAYREIIPTVLRQVTDPSHHVKRQLPAPKARLAEGTHTSEVRPDAEGWIEVCAAADLGPSDVIRLDHGRRTYALYRDAEGILYATDGICTHGNTHLADGLVKGRIIECPKHNGRFNLSDGSPARAPVCRGLTTYPIEERRGRLHLNVVRAGGAGAREQKTYRLRVVSNHNVATFIKELVLEPVEPAEKIAFTPGDYLQFDIPPYALVRFRDFEIPEPFASVWERQHLFELAVGHAGAGRRNNYSLASNQQLERTLRFNVRIATPPPGQDCPPGVGSSYMFNLKPGDTVTAIGPFGAFHIKPTQREMIYIGGGAGMAPLRAHLSHLLETEQTARKIGFWYGARSRQEIFYADYFGQLARQHSNFAFHLALSAPLPEDNWSGHHGFIHEVVLEKYLRGHPQPKAVEYYLCGPPMMIKACNRMLAELGVPPSQIAYDEF, encoded by the coding sequence ATGCGCCGCCTCCTCGAACGACGCGATGGGCCGGCTATCCGCGACACCTTGTTGTGGTTCGCGCTGATCGGCTCAGCCGGCTCCCTGACCTATGTCCTGTGGCCTTCATGGTGGGCGGCCCTGCCCTATGCCGTCTACGCCGTGCTCTATGCGTCGACCTCAGATTCGCGCTGGCATGAATCCGGTCATGGGACCGCCTTCAAGACCGACTGGATGAACACCTTCCTGTATGAGGTGGCCTCCTTCATGGTCATGCGCGAGTCCACCGTCTGGCGCTGGAGCCATACCCGCCACCACAGCGACACCATCATTGTAGGGCGTGATCCGGAAATCGTCTCGCCGCGCCCACCCGACATCAAGGGTCTGATCGCCGGTTTTTTCGGTCTCTCCAACTATCCGAAATATTTCAAACACATCCTGCTTCACTCGGCCGGCCGGATGACCGAGGAGGAAAAAACCTTCATTCCGCCCAGCGAATTCCCGAACGTATATCGCAAGGCACGCATTTACGTGCTCCTGTATGCGATATCCGCCGGGCTGGCCCTTGCCAGCGGCAGCCTGCTCCCTCTTTTCCTTGTCGGGTTCGTAAACGTCTTCGGCTCCTGGCTGATGTCCATCTACGGCCTGACGCAGCATGCGGGGCTTGCCGAGAACGTGCTGGACCACCGGCTTAATTGCCGGACGGTCTACATGAATTTCGTCAATCGCTACCTCTATTGGAACATGAATTATCACCTGGAGCACCACATGTTCCCGCTGGTGCCCTACCATGCGTTGCCTCAGCTCCACGCCGCCGTGAAGGACGACTGCCCCACACCCTACCCGGGTCTGCTGTCGGCCTATCGCGAGATCATCCCGACCGTTCTCCGCCAGGTGACGGATCCTTCGCATCATGTGAAGCGCCAGTTGCCGGCTCCGAAGGCCCGCCTGGCCGAGGGCACCCACACCTCGGAAGTGCGGCCCGACGCCGAGGGCTGGATCGAGGTGTGTGCCGCGGCCGACCTCGGCCCGAGCGACGTGATCCGCCTGGACCACGGCCGGCGAACCTATGCGCTGTATCGTGACGCGGAAGGCATCCTGTATGCCACCGACGGCATCTGCACCCACGGCAACACCCACCTCGCGGATGGGCTCGTCAAGGGCCGGATCATCGAATGTCCGAAACACAATGGCCGCTTCAACCTGTCGGACGGTTCGCCCGCGCGCGCGCCGGTGTGCCGCGGCCTCACCACCTACCCGATCGAGGAACGGCGCGGCCGGCTCCATCTCAACGTCGTCCGCGCCGGTGGCGCCGGGGCCCGGGAGCAAAAAACCTACCGCCTGCGCGTGGTCAGCAACCACAACGTCGCCACGTTCATCAAGGAACTGGTTTTGGAACCGGTGGAACCGGCGGAGAAAATCGCCTTCACGCCCGGCGACTACCTGCAATTCGACATTCCGCCGTATGCGCTGGTCCGGTTCCGCGACTTCGAAATCCCAGAACCCTTCGCTTCCGTCTGGGAACGCCAGCATCTGTTCGAACTCGCAGTGGGCCATGCCGGCGCCGGCCGACGCAACAACTACTCCCTCGCGAGCAACCAGCAGCTTGAGCGCACGCTGCGTTTCAATGTCCGGATCGCCACGCCCCCGCCGGGCCAGGATTGTCCGCCTGGCGTCGGCTCGAGCTACATGTTCAACCTCAAGCCCGGCGATACCGTCACCGCCATCGGGCCCTTCGGTGCTTTCCACATCAAGCCGACCCAGCGCGAAATGATCTACATCGGCGGCGGCGCCGGCATGGCGCCGCTCCGCGCCCATCTCTCGCATCTGCTGGAAACCGAGCAAACCGCGCGCAAAATCGGCTTCTGGTATGGCGCTCGTTCGCGGCAGGAAATCTTCTACGCCGATTATTTCGGGCAGCTCGCCCGGCAGCATTCCAATTTCGCCTTTCACCTCGCCCTGTCCGCGCCGCTGCCGGAGGACAACTGGTCCGGGCACCACGGCTTCATTCATGAAGTGGTGCTGGAAAAATACCTGCGCGGCCACCCCCAGCCCAAAGCCGTGGAATATTATCTCTGTGGTCCACCCATGATGATCAAGGCCTGCAACCGGATGCTGGCTGAACTCGGGGTGCCGCCGTCGCAGATCGCCTACGACGAGTTTTAA
- the xylB gene encoding xylulokinase: MSIFLGIDSGTQSTKAIALDLDSGRVVAEARASHTLIAGLPAGHMEQHPAEWVAALDRVIREVAAKIDRTRVRGIGISGQQHGFVPLDAAGAVIRPAKLWNDTSTTQECALLTKKLGGPNAVIRAAGLPFLPGYTAPKILWLKRNEPANYRRLRHVLLPHDYLNFHLTGKYFMEHGDASGTALMDVRHRTWSKQVIRAIDKNLADWLPALSASGDRAGTLRPELANKYGLSADVVISAGGGDNMMSAIGTGNVVPGVVSASLGTSGTIFAFSKRPVVDPHGEIAAFCSSTGGWLPLLCTMNVTLVTEQFRALSGTDHVAMERAIAAVPAGADGLRLLPYLSGERTPNLPHGHGILDGVTTRNLERGHLLRAAMEGVTVGMNYGLLRLRKLGIKPREIRLTGGGAKSPVWRQIMADVFGVPVVSMVEDEGAALGGALQAAACVDPAATLPTLCDRFVELNLQTRCAPNPRNTAVYAEIADRHATLRTLFGARRASGSR, encoded by the coding sequence GTGAGCATCTTTCTCGGCATCGACAGTGGCACGCAAAGCACGAAGGCGATTGCGCTCGACCTCGACAGCGGACGCGTCGTCGCCGAGGCTCGCGCGTCGCACACCCTCATCGCCGGCCTGCCCGCCGGGCATATGGAGCAACACCCGGCCGAATGGGTCGCGGCGCTGGACCGCGTTATCCGGGAGGTGGCCGCCAAGATCGACCGAACCCGCGTGCGCGGCATCGGCATCTCCGGCCAGCAACACGGTTTCGTTCCGCTTGATGCGGCAGGCGCCGTCATCCGCCCGGCTAAACTCTGGAATGACACCAGCACAACGCAGGAATGTGCTTTGCTGACGAAGAAGCTCGGTGGCCCCAACGCTGTCATCCGTGCCGCCGGCCTGCCCTTCCTGCCCGGCTACACGGCGCCGAAGATCCTCTGGCTGAAACGCAACGAACCGGCAAACTACCGTCGCCTGCGCCACGTGCTGCTGCCGCACGACTACCTCAATTTCCACTTGACCGGGAAGTATTTCATGGAGCATGGCGACGCCTCGGGCACCGCGCTCATGGACGTGCGCCATCGAACCTGGTCGAAACAAGTTATCCGCGCCATTGATAAGAACCTCGCTGACTGGCTGCCGGCGCTTTCCGCGTCGGGCGACCGTGCGGGCACGTTGCGGCCTGAGCTGGCGAACAAATACGGGCTTTCGGCGGATGTGGTCATCAGTGCCGGCGGTGGCGACAACATGATGAGCGCCATCGGCACAGGCAACGTGGTGCCGGGCGTCGTCAGCGCCAGCCTGGGCACCAGCGGCACTATCTTCGCCTTCAGCAAGCGCCCGGTGGTTGATCCGCACGGCGAGATTGCCGCCTTCTGTTCTTCCACGGGCGGCTGGCTGCCGCTGCTCTGCACAATGAACGTCACCCTCGTCACCGAGCAGTTCCGCGCACTGTCCGGCACGGATCATGTCGCCATGGAGCGGGCCATTGCCGCCGTGCCCGCCGGAGCGGACGGGCTTCGCCTGCTGCCTTATCTCAGCGGCGAACGCACGCCGAACCTGCCGCACGGCCATGGCATCCTCGATGGGGTCACGACCCGCAACCTCGAGCGCGGCCACCTGCTCCGCGCCGCGATGGAGGGGGTTACGGTCGGCATGAACTATGGGTTGCTCCGGCTGCGGAAACTCGGCATCAAGCCGCGCGAAATCCGCCTTACGGGCGGCGGGGCAAAATCCCCGGTCTGGCGGCAGATCATGGCCGACGTATTCGGCGTTCCCGTGGTCAGTATGGTGGAAGACGAAGGCGCGGCGCTGGGCGGCGCGTTGCAAGCCGCAGCCTGCGTCGATCCGGCCGCGACGCTGCCAACCCTGTGCGACCGCTTCGTGGAGCTGAATCTCCAGACCCGCTGCGCACCCAACCCGCGCAATACCGCGGTTTATGCCGAGATCGCGGACCGTCACGCCACGCTGCGCACACTCTTTGGCGCGCGCCGGGCCAGCGGCTCCCGCTGA
- the xylA gene encoding xylose isomerase: protein MKPSRPHFPRIPRIAYEGTRSANPLAFRHYNPDEIIDGRTMSDHLRFSIAYWHAFRGVGADPFGPGTIRRPWEKGTDPVSIAKVRMDAAFEFFQKIRAPFWCFHDRDIAPEGRTLAESNRHLDQIVAHAKSLQKATSVKLLWGTANLFSHPRYMCGASTNPDAHVFAYAAAQVKKALDVTKQLGGENYVFWGGREGYETLLNTNLKREQDHLAAFLHLAVDYAKSIGFKGQFLIEPKPKEPTKHQYDFDVASGIAFLRTYGLEKHFKFNIETNHATLAGHTFEHEIEVAAAQKMLGSIDANTGDLLLGWDTDQFNTNVKELTLAMVSILRAGGLGTGGFNFDAKLRRPSIDPADLFHAHIGGMDAYALAFKLARRILAEGKFETFVAERYASFDAGYGRAIEKRRTNFRELNKLVLTKLGEPKPRSGRQEYLENLLNTYLHG from the coding sequence ATGAAACCCTCCCGCCCCCATTTTCCCCGCATCCCGCGCATCGCCTACGAGGGCACGCGTTCGGCCAACCCGCTGGCGTTCCGGCACTACAACCCGGACGAGATCATCGACGGCCGGACGATGTCCGACCACCTGCGCTTCTCGATCGCCTACTGGCATGCCTTCCGCGGCGTGGGCGCCGATCCGTTCGGCCCGGGCACGATCCGACGGCCTTGGGAGAAGGGCACCGACCCGGTCTCCATCGCCAAGGTGCGCATGGACGCGGCCTTCGAGTTCTTCCAGAAGATCCGCGCGCCTTTCTGGTGTTTCCATGACCGCGACATCGCGCCGGAGGGCCGCACGCTCGCCGAGTCCAACCGGCACCTCGACCAGATCGTCGCCCACGCGAAGTCGTTGCAGAAGGCCACCAGCGTGAAGCTCCTCTGGGGCACCGCCAACCTGTTTTCCCACCCGCGTTACATGTGCGGCGCCTCGACCAATCCCGACGCCCACGTCTTCGCCTATGCCGCGGCCCAGGTGAAGAAGGCGCTGGACGTCACGAAGCAGCTCGGTGGCGAGAACTACGTGTTCTGGGGTGGCCGCGAGGGCTACGAGACGCTGCTCAACACCAACCTCAAGCGCGAGCAGGACCACTTGGCGGCGTTCCTGCACCTGGCCGTGGACTACGCGAAGAGCATCGGCTTCAAGGGCCAGTTCCTCATCGAGCCCAAGCCGAAGGAGCCGACGAAGCACCAATACGACTTCGACGTCGCCAGCGGCATCGCCTTTCTCCGCACCTACGGCCTCGAGAAGCACTTCAAGTTCAACATCGAGACCAACCACGCCACGCTTGCCGGCCACACCTTCGAGCACGAGATCGAGGTCGCCGCGGCGCAGAAGATGCTCGGTTCGATCGACGCCAACACCGGCGACCTGCTCCTCGGCTGGGACACCGACCAGTTCAACACCAACGTCAAGGAGCTCACGCTCGCGATGGTTTCCATCCTGCGCGCCGGCGGCCTCGGCACCGGCGGCTTCAACTTCGACGCCAAGCTCCGCCGCCCCTCGATCGACCCGGCGGACCTCTTCCACGCCCACATCGGCGGCATGGACGCCTACGCGCTGGCCTTCAAGCTCGCGCGCCGCATCCTCGCCGAGGGGAAGTTCGAGACCTTCGTCGCCGAACGCTACGCGAGTTTCGACGCCGGCTACGGCCGCGCCATCGAGAAGCGCCGCACCAATTTCCGCGAGTTGAACAAGCTCGTGCTGACCAAGCTCGGCGAACCCAAGCCGCGCTCGGGCCGGCAGGAATACCTCGAAAACCTTCTCAATACCTACCTCCACGGCTGA
- a CDS encoding DNA-binding transcriptional regulator yields the protein MLRRDRNRLRVALIIETSNRYGRDLLHGVHDWIRATNGTWSLRLTEQIRGAPLPVWLRDWEGDGIIARVDTGEIARALRDTKLPVVDVSAERLASEFPRVSIDNTAVARLAAVHLRQKHLKHFAYCGDHRHLWSQLRGQAFARVLREGGLTCADFSPSSRGDSSWDQEIGAIALWLITLPKPLGLFACYDARAHQVIEACHRAKLAVPEAVAVLGVDDDELICEMSDPPLSSVLPNARRTGYEAAEILSQLMSGRKRPRAVTREIEPVRVVERRSTDAVAVADKHVAAALRYIRDHSHHGIRVKEVLGAVPVSRTLLERKFIHQLGESPHRLIKRQQIERVRQLLVESDLPIARIADMAGFESASYLSAAFRRETGESPRIYRARFRGRT from the coding sequence ATGCTGCGGCGCGACAGGAATCGGCTTCGGGTGGCCCTTATCATCGAGACTTCCAACCGATATGGGCGCGACCTGTTGCATGGCGTGCATGACTGGATTCGCGCCACCAACGGCACATGGTCCCTCCGCCTCACTGAGCAGATCCGGGGAGCCCCCTTGCCGGTGTGGCTGCGTGACTGGGAAGGCGACGGGATCATTGCTCGGGTCGATACCGGCGAGATTGCGAGAGCGTTGCGGGACACCAAGCTGCCTGTGGTTGATGTCAGCGCCGAGCGGCTGGCCTCGGAATTCCCGCGCGTGAGCATTGATAATACCGCCGTGGCCAGGCTCGCCGCCGTCCACCTGCGACAGAAGCATCTCAAACATTTCGCCTATTGTGGCGACCACCGGCATCTTTGGTCGCAGTTGCGCGGGCAGGCCTTTGCCCGGGTGCTGCGGGAAGGAGGGCTTACCTGTGCGGACTTTTCCCCGTCTTCCCGCGGAGACAGCAGCTGGGACCAGGAGATCGGCGCGATCGCGCTCTGGCTGATCACCCTGCCCAAACCGCTTGGACTATTCGCCTGCTATGACGCCCGGGCCCACCAGGTGATTGAGGCCTGTCACCGGGCCAAACTGGCGGTGCCTGAAGCAGTGGCCGTGCTGGGCGTGGACGACGACGAATTGATTTGCGAGATGTCCGATCCGCCGCTGAGCAGCGTATTGCCCAATGCCCGGCGCACGGGTTACGAAGCTGCGGAGATTCTCTCGCAGCTCATGAGCGGCCGGAAACGCCCGCGTGCCGTAACTCGCGAAATCGAACCCGTGCGGGTTGTGGAGCGCAGGTCCACGGATGCCGTCGCGGTCGCGGACAAACATGTGGCCGCGGCTTTGCGTTATATCCGTGACCATTCGCATCACGGGATTCGCGTCAAGGAGGTGCTTGGCGCCGTGCCGGTGTCCCGCACTTTGCTCGAGAGAAAATTTATTCATCAGCTGGGTGAATCGCCGCATCGTCTGATTAAGCGCCAGCAGATCGAACGCGTGCGGCAGCTTCTGGTGGAATCCGACCTGCCCATCGCCAGAATCGCCGACATGGCGGGCTTTGAATCGGCCAGCTATCTGAGTGCGGCCTTTAGGCGGGAAACCGGGGAGAGTCCGCGAATATATCGGGCAAGGTTCCGGGGCCGGACCTGA
- a CDS encoding GIY-YIG nuclease family protein: MPAKRAFVYIVRCADRTFYIGTAKDVPARLAVHNAGKGAKYTKPRLPVRVVFQEGPMSLTRALQREYQLKQLTRPQKQALIRGKLKVKRPR, encoded by the coding sequence ATGCCAGCCAAGCGGGCCTTCGTCTACATCGTGCGGTGTGCCGACCGCACCTTTTACATCGGCACGGCGAAGGATGTGCCAGCCCGGCTGGCGGTGCACAATGCCGGCAAGGGGGCCAAGTATACCAAGCCACGCCTGCCAGTGCGCGTTGTTTTCCAGGAGGGGCCGATGAGCCTGACGCGGGCGCTGCAGCGCGAATACCAGCTGAAGCAATTGACGCGCCCGCAAAAACAGGCGCTCATCCGGGGTAAACTCAAGGTCAAGCGCCCCCGCTGA
- a CDS encoding YdcF family protein, which yields MLFFNKLLPVFVLPVGIVALLVLFALWRKKRWPAMLALVVLYLGSIPVVGNRLMGWVESRYPAVPVAAAGPADAVVVLGGILGPRVGPGFVANFDETSERFDAGVVLLQAGRAERLVFTGARMAWKDSESTEGDELKRIAITRGVPGDRILVTDSVANTADEAARVAALMKKLGWKRVILVTSGWHMPRSAYQFRKAGVDCLPFPVDFRYDSARAVQAIDFVPRAEAWQMTETALRENYGYWFYRLFR from the coding sequence ATGCTCTTCTTCAACAAACTCCTCCCGGTCTTCGTGCTGCCCGTCGGCATCGTCGCCCTGCTGGTGCTCTTCGCGCTGTGGCGCAAGAAGCGTTGGCCGGCGATGCTGGCGCTGGTCGTGCTTTACCTCGGCAGCATCCCGGTCGTTGGCAACCGGCTGATGGGCTGGGTGGAGTCGCGCTACCCGGCCGTGCCGGTCGCGGCCGCCGGGCCGGCCGACGCGGTTGTGGTGCTCGGGGGCATCCTCGGCCCGCGGGTGGGGCCGGGGTTCGTGGCTAATTTCGACGAGACCTCCGAGCGCTTCGACGCCGGTGTGGTCCTGCTGCAGGCCGGCCGGGCGGAGCGGCTGGTCTTCACCGGGGCCCGGATGGCCTGGAAGGACTCCGAGTCGACCGAGGGCGACGAGCTAAAACGGATCGCCATCACCCGGGGCGTGCCGGGAGACAGGATCCTGGTGACAGACAGTGTCGCCAACACGGCGGACGAGGCGGCGAGAGTTGCGGCGCTCATGAAAAAACTGGGCTGGAAGCGCGTCATCCTGGTCACTAGCGGCTGGCACATGCCGCGCTCGGCCTACCAATTCAGGAAAGCCGGCGTGGATTGCCTGCCGTTCCCAGTGGATTTCCGCTACGATTCCGCGCGGGCGGTGCAGGCGATCGACTTCGTGCCGCGGGCCGAGGCCTGGCAGATGACGGAGACGGCGCTGCGCGAGAACTACGGCTACTGGTTCTACCGGCTCTTCCGCTGA
- a CDS encoding nucleotidyltransferase family protein, whose product MAGDFSCALLLLAAGASKRMGRPKQLLPVGGRPLLRHVAENLLATPVSPVSVVLGANAAEIAPCLDGLPLRVVVNAGWARGMGSSLRTGLQALLDAAPATTSVIVALADQPDCPADHLGRLIATRRQTGRTIVASLAGGVLCPPVLFTAEWFPRLLALEGEAGARNLLQEQRAAVATVPLPVATDLDTPDDYARFLRDPGSSAP is encoded by the coding sequence ATGGCCGGTGATTTTTCGTGCGCGCTCTTGTTGCTCGCCGCCGGCGCCTCAAAGCGCATGGGGCGACCGAAACAGCTGCTGCCCGTCGGCGGCCGGCCGCTGCTGCGCCATGTCGCCGAAAACCTTCTCGCCACGCCGGTGTCGCCGGTGTCCGTCGTGCTCGGGGCGAACGCCGCGGAAATCGCGCCGTGCCTGGACGGTCTCCCGCTGCGGGTCGTCGTGAACGCCGGCTGGGCGCGCGGCATGGGCTCGTCGCTGCGGACGGGACTGCAGGCGCTGCTGGATGCGGCGCCGGCGACCACCTCCGTGATTGTGGCGCTCGCCGACCAGCCGGATTGCCCGGCGGATCATCTGGGACGGCTGATCGCCACCCGGCGGCAAACCGGCCGGACCATCGTCGCCTCGCTCGCCGGCGGCGTGCTGTGCCCCCCCGTGCTGTTCACCGCGGAATGGTTTCCCCGGCTGCTAGCGCTTGAGGGCGAGGCCGGCGCGCGCAACCTCCTGCAGGAACAGCGGGCCGCCGTTGCCACCGTTCCCCTGCCCGTCGCAACGGACCTCGACACGCCGGACGACTACGCGCGGTTTTTGCGCGATCCGGGGTCGTCCGCCCCGTGA
- a CDS encoding XdhC/CoxI family protein, translating to MPELAQILAALAAAPGRPAVLATLVQVEGSSYRRPGARLLLLADGTHLGSISGGCLEEDVVQRAGRVLASGRPECATYDTTAENDLVWGVGLGCQGVVRIFIEPLPAARPRWVGALSENLRARRATTLAVVHGEANGAARGTCVAGELPGEPADAGIFRETVSAPPPLVIFGAGDDAQPLVRLAKETGWHVTVVDARPAYATAMRFPRADAVVTVSRWDVGEFLAPGEETFAVVMTHRYTDDLQFLRALLPQPLAYLGVLGPRKRTNRLLAQLQEEGLAAGPEVLARLHAPVGLDLGGDTPAAVALAILAEMHSRLSGRAPVNLRDRPGSIHGR from the coding sequence ATGCCGGAACTCGCCCAGATTCTCGCGGCGCTCGCGGCGGCCCCCGGCCGGCCGGCGGTCCTGGCCACCTTGGTGCAAGTCGAGGGCTCGTCCTACCGGCGGCCCGGCGCGCGGCTGCTGCTGCTCGCCGACGGCACGCACCTCGGTTCGATCAGCGGTGGTTGCCTGGAGGAGGACGTGGTGCAACGGGCCGGGCGGGTGCTCGCGAGCGGCCGGCCGGAGTGCGCCACCTACGACACCACGGCGGAAAACGATCTCGTATGGGGGGTGGGCCTGGGTTGCCAAGGGGTGGTGCGAATTTTCATCGAGCCGCTGCCGGCCGCCCGGCCGCGCTGGGTGGGCGCGCTGTCGGAAAACCTGCGGGCCCGGCGTGCTACCACCCTGGCCGTTGTCCACGGGGAGGCCAACGGCGCAGCCCGCGGCACCTGCGTGGCCGGGGAACTGCCCGGGGAACCGGCCGACGCTGGGATTTTCCGTGAAACGGTGTCGGCCCCGCCGCCGCTCGTCATCTTCGGGGCCGGCGACGATGCCCAGCCGCTCGTGCGCCTGGCGAAGGAGACCGGCTGGCATGTGACCGTCGTCGATGCCCGCCCCGCTTACGCCACCGCCATGCGGTTTCCCCGGGCCGACGCGGTAGTGACCGTGTCCCGGTGGGACGTCGGGGAGTTTCTTGCGCCCGGCGAAGAAACCTTCGCCGTGGTGATGACCCATCGCTACACCGACGACCTGCAGTTTCTCCGCGCGCTGTTGCCACAGCCACTCGCCTACCTCGGGGTCCTCGGTCCGCGGAAACGCACCAACCGGCTGCTTGCACAACTGCAGGAGGAGGGCTTGGCCGCCGGCCCCGAGGTCCTGGCGCGGCTGCACGCCCCGGTGGGGCTCGACCTCGGCGGCGACACGCCGGCGGCGGTCGCGCTGGCCATCCTCGCGGAAATGCACAGCCGGCTTTCTGGCCGCGCCCCGGTCAACCTGCGCGACCGACCGGGCTCCATCCATGGCCGGTGA